A window of Thunnus thynnus chromosome 17, fThuThy2.1, whole genome shotgun sequence contains these coding sequences:
- the LOC137167858 gene encoding excitatory amino acid transporter 2-like isoform X1: MTIKKMCRRMTNQPTANQSNTNKEKEKEENQRDDNTDEAYKDAGHCSRNTHSLLLGLTVMGVVMGAVFGMVLRYMRVTDGSALTMVSFPGEILMRMLKMLILPLIISSLITGLAGLDARSSGRMGSRAMVYYMSTTVIAAILGVILVLGIHPGNPKLRGGGATTVQKNQEVSSLDAFLDLIRNLFPENLVQACFQQVQTVLKKVPVAAPNQTEPILVNRKKLEYKWGMNVLGLIGFFITFGICMGRMGERGKVMCDFFNILNEIIMTMVSMIMWYSPVGIASLIAGKIAAIGDLEVVARQLGMYMVTVIVGLVIHGGLILPAIFFGITRKSPFAFYSGIFQAWITALGTASSAGTLPVTFRCLEENLKLDKRVTRFVLPIGATINMDGTALYEAVAAIFIAQMNGISLDGGQIVTVSMTATLASVGAASIPSAGLVTMLLILTAVGLPTQDISLLIAVDWLLDRMRTSINVVGDSFGAGIVDHLSKAELAEIDAAEMQILPTEEELDFIPPPPILTEMDLIDPLKPPELPPRSPRPPKQNHHSHVLSQSHSTTYSPARSVRSPSPRSIRSPSPRSVCSHSPRPFRTHSPRLLRRTEPGYCALPSHDNQISTLPRCYRERDRERERLRRESETEEEEERERVLGEVSDGEESDDTAYDRRHTIPPSDLP; the protein is encoded by the exons ATGACGATTAAGAAGATGTGTC GCAGGATGACAAACCAGCCAACAGCCAACCAGTCCAACACAaacaaggagaaggagaaagaagaaaaccaGCGAGATGACAACACAGACGAAGCGTATAAAGATGCGGGTCACTGCAGCCGCAACACCCACAGCCTGCTGCTGGGACTCACTGTCATGG GCGTTGTTATGGGAGCGGTGTTTGGGATGGTGCTGCGGTACATGAGGGTGACAGACGGCAGCGCCCTCACTATGGTTTCCTTCCCTGGAGAAATCCTCATGAGGATGCTGAAGATGCTCATCCTACCTCTAATCATTTCCAGCCTTATCACAG GGCTGGCTGGTTTAGATGCCCGCTCCAGTGGCAGGATGGGTAGCAGAGCCATGGTGTACTACATGTCCACCACTGTAATCGCTGCCATCCTCGGGGTCATCCTCGTGTTGGGGATTCACCCGGGGAACCCCAAACTGAGAGGAGGCGGGGCGACAACAGTCCAGAAGAATCAGGAGGTCAGCAGTCTGGACGCCTTCCTCGACTTGATCAGAAACCTCTTCCCTGAGAACCTGGTGCAGGCCTGCTTCCAACAG GTTCAAACGGTGCTGAAAAAGGTGCCGGTCGCAGCACCGAACCAAACCGAGCCCATCCTAGTGAACAGAAAGAAACTGGAATACAAATGGGGCATGAACGTTCTTG GCTTGATTGGCTTCTTCATCACCTTTGGAATCTGCATGGGCAGGATGGGCGAACGGGGAAAAGTCATGTGCGACTTCTTCAACATCCTTAACGAGATTATCATGACGATGGTCTCTATGATCATGTG GTACTCTCCCGTTGGCATTGCCTCTCTGATTGCGGGGAAGATCGCCGCCATCGGAGACCTGGAGGTGGTTGCCAGGCAGCTGGGCATGTACATGGTGACCGTCATAGTGGGCCTGGTGATCCACGGCGGCTTGATCCTACCCGCTATATTCTTCGGTATCACCAGAAAAAGCCCCTTCGCTTTCTACTCCGGTATCTTCCAGGCTTGGATCACAGCTCTGGGTACTGCTAGCAG CGCAGGGACGTTGCCGGTCACCTTCCGCTGTTTGGAGGAGAATCTGAAGCTTGATAAGCGCGTGACTCGCTTCGTGCTGCCTATAGGTGCCACCATTAACATGGACGGCACGGCCCTGTACGAAGCCGTGGCGGCCATCTTTATCGCCCAGATGAACGGCATCAGCCTGGACGGCGGACAGATTGTCACTGTCAg TATGACCGCCACTCTTGCCAGCGTGGGAGCTGCCAGTATTCCCAGCGCTGGACTGGTGACCATGCTGCTGATCCTGACGGCTGTCGGCCTGCCCACCCAGGACATCAGTCTGCTCATCGCTGTCGACTGGCTGCT TGACAGAATGCGTACCTCCATCAATGTGGTTGGAGACTCATTCGGCGCCGGGATCGTGGACCACTTGTCGAAGGCAGAGCTCGCCGAAATCGACGCGGCAGAAATGCAAATTCTCCCAACGGAGGAGGAGCTCGATTTCATCCCTCCGCCCCCGATCCTCACAGAGATGGACCTGATCGACCCTCTCAAACCGCCCGAGCTGCCGCCTCGTTCCCCTCGCCCACCCAAACAAAACCACCACAGCCACGTTCTATCCCAGTCCCACTCCACCACTTACTCACCGGCCCGCTCTGTCCGATCTCCATCACCACGTTCCATCCGTTCTCCCTCTCCGCGCTCCGTTTGTTCCCACTCCCCCCGACCTTTCCGTACTCATTCACCACGCCTCCTCCGCAGGACGGAGCCGGGCTACTGCGCCCTGCCCAGCCATGATAACCAG ATTTCCACACTGCCTCGCtgctacagagagagagaccggGAACGGGAGCGGCTGAGGCGAGAGAGTGAAacggaagaggaggaggaaagagagagggttCTGGGTGAAGTAAGCGATGGAGAGGAGAGCGATGACACTGCTTACGATCGGAGGCACACCATCCCACCGAGCGACCTGCCATGA
- the LOC137167858 gene encoding excitatory amino acid transporter 2-like isoform X3: MTIKKMCRRMTNQPTANQSNTNKEKEKEENQRDDNTDEAYKDAGHCSRNTHSLLLGLTVMGVVMGAVFGMVLRYMRVTDGSALTMVSFPGEILMRMLKMLILPLIISSLITGLAGLDARSSGRMGSRAMVYYMSTTVIAAILGVILVLGIHPGNPKLRGGGATTVQKNQEVSSLDAFLDLIRNLFPENLVQACFQQVQTVLKKVPVAAPNQTEPILVNRKKLEYKWGMNVLGLIGFFITFGICMGRMGERGKVMCDFFNILNEIIMTMVSMIMWYSPVGIASLIAGKIAAIGDLEVVARQLGMYMVTVIVGLVIHGGLILPAIFFGITRKSPFAFYSGIFQAWITALGTASSAGTLPVTFRCLEENLKLDKRVTRFVLPIGATINMDGTALYEAVAAIFIAQMNGISLDGGQIVTVSMTATLASVGAASIPSAGLVTMLLILTAVGLPTQDISLLIAVDWLLFPHCLAATERETGNGSG, translated from the exons ATGACGATTAAGAAGATGTGTC GCAGGATGACAAACCAGCCAACAGCCAACCAGTCCAACACAaacaaggagaaggagaaagaagaaaaccaGCGAGATGACAACACAGACGAAGCGTATAAAGATGCGGGTCACTGCAGCCGCAACACCCACAGCCTGCTGCTGGGACTCACTGTCATGG GCGTTGTTATGGGAGCGGTGTTTGGGATGGTGCTGCGGTACATGAGGGTGACAGACGGCAGCGCCCTCACTATGGTTTCCTTCCCTGGAGAAATCCTCATGAGGATGCTGAAGATGCTCATCCTACCTCTAATCATTTCCAGCCTTATCACAG GGCTGGCTGGTTTAGATGCCCGCTCCAGTGGCAGGATGGGTAGCAGAGCCATGGTGTACTACATGTCCACCACTGTAATCGCTGCCATCCTCGGGGTCATCCTCGTGTTGGGGATTCACCCGGGGAACCCCAAACTGAGAGGAGGCGGGGCGACAACAGTCCAGAAGAATCAGGAGGTCAGCAGTCTGGACGCCTTCCTCGACTTGATCAGAAACCTCTTCCCTGAGAACCTGGTGCAGGCCTGCTTCCAACAG GTTCAAACGGTGCTGAAAAAGGTGCCGGTCGCAGCACCGAACCAAACCGAGCCCATCCTAGTGAACAGAAAGAAACTGGAATACAAATGGGGCATGAACGTTCTTG GCTTGATTGGCTTCTTCATCACCTTTGGAATCTGCATGGGCAGGATGGGCGAACGGGGAAAAGTCATGTGCGACTTCTTCAACATCCTTAACGAGATTATCATGACGATGGTCTCTATGATCATGTG GTACTCTCCCGTTGGCATTGCCTCTCTGATTGCGGGGAAGATCGCCGCCATCGGAGACCTGGAGGTGGTTGCCAGGCAGCTGGGCATGTACATGGTGACCGTCATAGTGGGCCTGGTGATCCACGGCGGCTTGATCCTACCCGCTATATTCTTCGGTATCACCAGAAAAAGCCCCTTCGCTTTCTACTCCGGTATCTTCCAGGCTTGGATCACAGCTCTGGGTACTGCTAGCAG CGCAGGGACGTTGCCGGTCACCTTCCGCTGTTTGGAGGAGAATCTGAAGCTTGATAAGCGCGTGACTCGCTTCGTGCTGCCTATAGGTGCCACCATTAACATGGACGGCACGGCCCTGTACGAAGCCGTGGCGGCCATCTTTATCGCCCAGATGAACGGCATCAGCCTGGACGGCGGACAGATTGTCACTGTCAg TATGACCGCCACTCTTGCCAGCGTGGGAGCTGCCAGTATTCCCAGCGCTGGACTGGTGACCATGCTGCTGATCCTGACGGCTGTCGGCCTGCCCACCCAGGACATCAGTCTGCTCATCGCTGTCGACTGGCTGCT ATTTCCACACTGCCTCGCtgctacagagagagagaccggGAACGGGAGCGGCTGA
- the LOC137167858 gene encoding excitatory amino acid transporter 2-like isoform X2 yields the protein MTNQPTANQSNTNKEKEKEENQRDDNTDEAYKDAGHCSRNTHSLLLGLTVMGVVMGAVFGMVLRYMRVTDGSALTMVSFPGEILMRMLKMLILPLIISSLITGLAGLDARSSGRMGSRAMVYYMSTTVIAAILGVILVLGIHPGNPKLRGGGATTVQKNQEVSSLDAFLDLIRNLFPENLVQACFQQVQTVLKKVPVAAPNQTEPILVNRKKLEYKWGMNVLGLIGFFITFGICMGRMGERGKVMCDFFNILNEIIMTMVSMIMWYSPVGIASLIAGKIAAIGDLEVVARQLGMYMVTVIVGLVIHGGLILPAIFFGITRKSPFAFYSGIFQAWITALGTASSAGTLPVTFRCLEENLKLDKRVTRFVLPIGATINMDGTALYEAVAAIFIAQMNGISLDGGQIVTVSMTATLASVGAASIPSAGLVTMLLILTAVGLPTQDISLLIAVDWLLDRMRTSINVVGDSFGAGIVDHLSKAELAEIDAAEMQILPTEEELDFIPPPPILTEMDLIDPLKPPELPPRSPRPPKQNHHSHVLSQSHSTTYSPARSVRSPSPRSIRSPSPRSVCSHSPRPFRTHSPRLLRRTEPGYCALPSHDNQISTLPRCYRERDRERERLRRESETEEEEERERVLGEVSDGEESDDTAYDRRHTIPPSDLP from the exons ATGACAAACCAGCCAACAGCCAACCAGTCCAACACAaacaaggagaaggagaaagaagaaaaccaGCGAGATGACAACACAGACGAAGCGTATAAAGATGCGGGTCACTGCAGCCGCAACACCCACAGCCTGCTGCTGGGACTCACTGTCATGG GCGTTGTTATGGGAGCGGTGTTTGGGATGGTGCTGCGGTACATGAGGGTGACAGACGGCAGCGCCCTCACTATGGTTTCCTTCCCTGGAGAAATCCTCATGAGGATGCTGAAGATGCTCATCCTACCTCTAATCATTTCCAGCCTTATCACAG GGCTGGCTGGTTTAGATGCCCGCTCCAGTGGCAGGATGGGTAGCAGAGCCATGGTGTACTACATGTCCACCACTGTAATCGCTGCCATCCTCGGGGTCATCCTCGTGTTGGGGATTCACCCGGGGAACCCCAAACTGAGAGGAGGCGGGGCGACAACAGTCCAGAAGAATCAGGAGGTCAGCAGTCTGGACGCCTTCCTCGACTTGATCAGAAACCTCTTCCCTGAGAACCTGGTGCAGGCCTGCTTCCAACAG GTTCAAACGGTGCTGAAAAAGGTGCCGGTCGCAGCACCGAACCAAACCGAGCCCATCCTAGTGAACAGAAAGAAACTGGAATACAAATGGGGCATGAACGTTCTTG GCTTGATTGGCTTCTTCATCACCTTTGGAATCTGCATGGGCAGGATGGGCGAACGGGGAAAAGTCATGTGCGACTTCTTCAACATCCTTAACGAGATTATCATGACGATGGTCTCTATGATCATGTG GTACTCTCCCGTTGGCATTGCCTCTCTGATTGCGGGGAAGATCGCCGCCATCGGAGACCTGGAGGTGGTTGCCAGGCAGCTGGGCATGTACATGGTGACCGTCATAGTGGGCCTGGTGATCCACGGCGGCTTGATCCTACCCGCTATATTCTTCGGTATCACCAGAAAAAGCCCCTTCGCTTTCTACTCCGGTATCTTCCAGGCTTGGATCACAGCTCTGGGTACTGCTAGCAG CGCAGGGACGTTGCCGGTCACCTTCCGCTGTTTGGAGGAGAATCTGAAGCTTGATAAGCGCGTGACTCGCTTCGTGCTGCCTATAGGTGCCACCATTAACATGGACGGCACGGCCCTGTACGAAGCCGTGGCGGCCATCTTTATCGCCCAGATGAACGGCATCAGCCTGGACGGCGGACAGATTGTCACTGTCAg TATGACCGCCACTCTTGCCAGCGTGGGAGCTGCCAGTATTCCCAGCGCTGGACTGGTGACCATGCTGCTGATCCTGACGGCTGTCGGCCTGCCCACCCAGGACATCAGTCTGCTCATCGCTGTCGACTGGCTGCT TGACAGAATGCGTACCTCCATCAATGTGGTTGGAGACTCATTCGGCGCCGGGATCGTGGACCACTTGTCGAAGGCAGAGCTCGCCGAAATCGACGCGGCAGAAATGCAAATTCTCCCAACGGAGGAGGAGCTCGATTTCATCCCTCCGCCCCCGATCCTCACAGAGATGGACCTGATCGACCCTCTCAAACCGCCCGAGCTGCCGCCTCGTTCCCCTCGCCCACCCAAACAAAACCACCACAGCCACGTTCTATCCCAGTCCCACTCCACCACTTACTCACCGGCCCGCTCTGTCCGATCTCCATCACCACGTTCCATCCGTTCTCCCTCTCCGCGCTCCGTTTGTTCCCACTCCCCCCGACCTTTCCGTACTCATTCACCACGCCTCCTCCGCAGGACGGAGCCGGGCTACTGCGCCCTGCCCAGCCATGATAACCAG ATTTCCACACTGCCTCGCtgctacagagagagagaccggGAACGGGAGCGGCTGAGGCGAGAGAGTGAAacggaagaggaggaggaaagagagagggttCTGGGTGAAGTAAGCGATGGAGAGGAGAGCGATGACACTGCTTACGATCGGAGGCACACCATCCCACCGAGCGACCTGCCATGA
- the kcna7 gene encoding potassium voltage-gated channel subfamily A member 7, with protein MDKKDKGGGKGGTEGGGQTEEKQKAEEAGDEDKWTKDQHNKLERESSETEPSGEARRENRRCQWRSGWALTERLAINVSGMRYETQLRTLAQFPDSLLGDPRKRLRYFDPLHNELFLDRSRVCFDAILYFYQSGGRLRRPANVPLDMFLEELCFYELGEEIIDRFKEDEGFAKEEERPLPSNDLQRRLWMLFEYPESSSGARIIAIISVAVIVISILIFCLETLPEFRNEKERREKFTIIPHPTIANETIMVPPGFTPFQDPFFIVETICICWFSFELIVRLICAPNKIHFFKDIMNTIDFLAIIPYFVTLGTELVKDKGAQPSMSLALIRVIRLVRVFRIFKLSRHSKGLQILGQTLKASLRELALLIFFLFIGVIIFSSAVYFAEVDSPDTAFTSIPEAFWWAVVSMTTVGYGDMYPETVGGKLVGSMCAIAGVLTISLPVPVIVSNFSYFYHRGMECEDTTQYHHVATSLWEKDKEDDEGEEDEDGTDEGPEYMGDYTPLYGQDRGICPPLNGTLLAGLCAGHAAGDQRGINFYLKEPLVTQV; from the exons ATGGATAAAAAAGACAAGGGAGGAGGTAAAGGaggcacagagggaggagggcagacagaagaaaaacagaaagctgAGGAGGCCGGTGATGAAGACAAGTGGACCAAAGATCAGCACAACAAGCTGGAGAGGGAGAGCAGCGAGACGGAGCCGAGCGGGGAGGCCAGGAGGGAGAACCGTCGCTGTCAGTGGAGGAGCGGCTGGGCTCTGACTGAGCGCCTGGCCATCAACGTGTCAGGGATGCGTTATGAGACCCAGCTGCGCACCCTCGCTCAGTTCCCGGACTCCCTGCTGGGTGACCCCCGTAAACGACTTCGCTACTTTGACCCGCTGCATAATGAACTCTTCCTGGACAGGAGCCGGGTCTGCTTTGATGCCATCTTGTACTTCTACCAGTCAGGCGGGAGGCTACGGAGGCCCGCCAACGTCCCTCTGGACATGTTTTTGGAGGAGCTGTGCTTCTATGAGCTCGGAGAGGAGATCATCGACCGCTTCAAGGAGGACGAAGGCTTCGccaaggaggaggagaggcctTTACCCAGCAACGATTTACAGCGTCGCCTCTGGATGCTGTTTGAGTATCCGGAGTCCTCAAGCGGCGCTCGGATCATCGCCATCATTAGCGTTGCGGTCATCGTGATTTCCATTCTCATCTTCTGCCTGGAGACTCTGCCTGAGTTCAGGAATGAGAAGGAACGGAGGGAG AAATTCACCATCATACCTCACCCCACAATAGCGAACGAAACCATCATGGTCCCACCTGGCTTCACTCCCTTCCAGGACCCCTTCTTCATCGTGGAGACGATCTGCATCTGCTGGTTCTCCTTTGAACTCATTGTGCGCCTCATCTGCGCTCCGAACAAGATTCACTTCTTCAAAGACATCATGAATACTATCGATTTCCTCGCCATCATTCCCTATTTTGTCACGCTGGGCACCGAGCTGGTCAAAGACAAAGGCGCGCAGCCCTCCATGTCCCTGGCCCTCATCAGGGTCATCAGGCTGGTGAGGGTCTTCAGGATCTTCAAGCTCTCTCGTCACTCTAAGGGCCTCCAGATCCTGGGCCAGACGCTGAAGGCCAGCCTGCGAGAGCTCGCCCtgctcatcttcttcctcttcatcggAGTCATAATCTTCTCTAGTGCTGTCTACTTTGCAGAAGTGGACAGTCCCGACACGGCTTTCACAAGCATCCCGGAGGCTTTCTGGTGGGCCGTGGTGTCCATGACGACGGTCGGTTACGGGGACATGTATCCGGAGACGGTCGGCGGGAAGCTGGTGGGCTCCATGTGCGCCATCGCCGGCGTGCTCACCATCTCTTTGCCGGTGCCCGTCATTGTGTCCAACTTCAGCTATTTCTACCACCGTGGGATGGAGTGTGAGGACACTACGCAGTATCACCACGTCGCCACATCACTCTGGGAAAAGGACAAAGAGGACGATGAaggggaggaagatgaggatggGACGGACGAGGGGCCTGAATACATGGGAGATTATACACCCCTGTACGGGCAGGACAGGGGTATCTGCCCTCCTCTTAACGGGACTCTTCTGGCGGGACTTTGTGCAGGACATGCAGCTGGTGATCAGAGGGGGATAAACTTCTACCTCAAAGAACCTTTAGTCACTCAGGTTTGA